In Chitinibacter sp. FCG-7, the genomic stretch GGATGATGTAGAGCTTGCGTTCCAGCGCATCGGTAACCAGCACATCATTGCCGCGACCGATGAACAGCTGACGAATCACCGGCTCGGTAGCTTTAATCAGCGGCGACATTGGCATCTCGCGATTCACCGGCACATCGCGCCAGCCCAACACAACTTGTTTTTCCGCGCGGGCTGCGCGCTCGATTTCTTCTTCACAGGCGGCACGGGCGGCAGGCTCTTGCGGCAGAAAACACATCGCCACGCCGTAATCACCCACTGGCGGCAACACAATACCCTGGGTAAGCATCTCTCTGCGCAGCAATGCATCCGGGATCTGGATCAAGATACCTGCACCATCACCTGCCAATGCATCGGCACCGACGGCACCACGGTGATCGATGTTTTTTAAAATAAGCAAACCTTGCTCAATGATGCTGTGGCTCTTCTGGCCTTTGATATGAGCGACAAAGCCCACACCACAGGCGTCGTGTTCGTTGGCGGGATCGTACATCCCCTGCATCGTTTCCATGACTCATCCCTTTGAAAATCGCTCAAAAACCAAGTGCTTTTATGTCGCGGCTAGTTTGCCAGATTTAGGTGATTACCCGTACAAAACTTCCAGAAACCTTAATTTAAATCAGGCTCGGCTACTTTTTGGCAACGATGGACCAGCCCGAATCAGCGACAGTTTCGCAGAAAAAGCTGACATCTGCTGACATCTTATTTCGCCATGACAATTGATTGTTCATGTCTTATACAGATACAGGCTTGCAGCTTTTATGCATGTCGGCGAAAGCATGCGCGATGGTACAAAAAACCAACACAAGTCGCTGATCGCAATTCGCCGTTGAGCACCCAACAGTAAATTAGAGAATACTAATTATGCTGCGCAAATAATTACAGGAGAGGGGACAGCGTGAAAACAGATCAAATTCGTCAGCTTGGCATCGGGATACTCAATCTGATTGCCGTGGCTTTGCTGGCATCAACATGGTGGCATGGCCTGATACTGGGGGCGATTATCCTGCTGCTCCTTTTAGCATTTACTCCCAGCTCAACCAAAGAAGAAGACATTGTTCGCATCGAGCACGCCCCTGTGCCCCCCATCCACAGTGATTTACCTCCGCTGATGGTCGATGTACTACCGCTCTGGAAAAGAAATCTATCCCTCGCCCGTTCGCAAAGCCAGGAAGCCATCGACTCGCTCGCTATGCGTTTTGGCAATATCAATCACGGGCTAAATGAAACATTGCAACTGGCATCGGGCAGCAGTGGCGGTCAGGTCATCACAACCATCCAGAAGGCCGAACAGGGTCTGGGCGGAATTGTCTCGGCGCTGGAGCAAATATTGAAGGACAGGGAAACACTGCTCAGCGAGATCGAAGGTCTGGGACAATTCAATACCGAACTCAAACAGATGGCCACGTCGGTCGCAGAAATTGCCGCACAAACCAATCTGCTCGCGCTTAATGCCGCCATTGAGGCCGCCCGCGCTGGCGAGGCCGGACGGGGGTTTGCCGTGGTCGCCGATGAAGTACGCAAACTCTCGACCCAATCGGGCGAAACCGGCAAGCACATCAGCAGCAAAGTTGAATCGATCAACGCCACCATTCAGGGCGCATTGGCTTCGGCGCAAAGGCTGTCGCACAGCGAAGCACAAATGATAGGCAACTCCAAAACAACAATCAGCGAAGTCATTGCCGATTTTCATCAGGTGGCAGTCGAGCTGGGCACCACCATCGAGCAGCTCACCAATGAAGGGCGCGCGGTTGAACATGAAGTGCAGGATGTGATTATCAATCTGCAATTTCAGGATCGCGTTAGCCAGATCATGGATCACATCGAACGCGATATCGAAAAACTGGCCGATCTACTGGCCCGCCAGCAGGCGCTACCCGATCGCCAGCAATGGCTGAACGAGCTGCATAAAACCTACACCACCAGCGAGCAACGCCAGGCACATACCGGGCAAAAAGCGGCAGCCACCACCACTTCAATCGACTTTTTCTAACCTCAGCCACTTATTCAGGAATAGCGAACATGGCCAAGACCATTCTTATTGTTGACGATTCATTCAGCATGCGACAAACCGTCAGTATCGCGCTCAAGGGCGCGGGTTACGAGGTAGTAGAGGCCAGCGATGGCAAAGATGCACTGAGCAAACTGGATGGCCGCAAATACAATCTGATCATCTCCGATGTGAACATGCCCAATATGGATGGCATCAGCTTTGTCAAAGCAGCCAAGCTGCTGCCCAATTACAAATTCACACCCATCATCATGCTCACCACCGAAGGTGACGACAGCAAAAAACAGGAAGGCAAAGCAGCTGGCGTACGCGCCTGGGTGCTCAAGCCTTTTCAGCCCCCGGCACTGCTCGACGCGATCTCCAAGCTCATCATGGCCTAACGGGTATATTCATACAAACCAATAATAATAAGTCATAGCGACATATACCCACAGGAGCGAGAATGAGTACGCCATCCAGCCCGCCCCCAGAAACGGCCGCGATTCAGGCCAATCACAGTTTGACTATTTTTGAAGCCGCAGAGCAGAAAACCGCGCTCCTTACTGCGTTATCAAATAGCAGCGAGAGCCTGGAAGTCAATCTTTCCGGTGTTGATGACATTGACAGCACCGGTATCCAGCTCTTGCTCTTTCTCAAACAGGAAGCGCAACGCCAGCAAAAAACCATGGTGTACACGCACCACAGCCCGACAGTACTGGGCGTCATTGAATTGCTCAATCTGGCAGCTCAACTGGGCGACCCCCTACTGATGCCCCGAGGAGAAACAGCATGAATCTGGACGCGGCTCGCGCAGCGCTGGTCGAAGAAGCGCGTGAACTCCTGGTAGCGATGGAAGACGCCTTGCTGCAAATCGAGGCTGGCACGGGAGGGCCGGACGGCATCAACGCCATTTTTCGCGCCGCACACACCATCAAAGGCTCGGCCGGCCTGTTTGCTTTTGACAATGTCGTCAGCTTTACGCATATCGTTGAAAGCGTGCTTGATCGGGTTCGCAATGGCAAGCTGGAAATCGACGAAGCCATGCTCTCGCTGCTGCTGAAGTCGGGCGACTATATTGCGACGCTCGTCGACGCCATCGAGCGCAATACCGAACAGGAAGAGCCCAATCCGGCGCTACGCTCAAAACTGGAAGCCGAGCTTAAAAGCTACCTGGATACGCCACCCGTAGCGCAAACCGCACTGGAAGCGGCCGAGCCAGAACCTGCCGCCCAGTTCGAAATCGACGAAGGCGAGCGTGTGAGCAGCGACAACTGGCATTTGTCGCTGCGCTTTAATGAAGATGTACTGCGACAGGGACTCGACCCGCTGTCGTTTATCCGCTACCTGTGTACGCTGGGCCAGATTGTCCATTTGCACACCATCAGCGAGCAAATTCCCGACGCTGAGCATTACGATGCAGAAAGCAGCTATCTGGGTTACGAAATCGATTTTGAATCGGACGCGACCCGCAGCCAGATCGAGGGCGTCTTTGAATTTGTCCGCGAAGAAAGCCAGATCCGCATTTTGCCGCCGCACAGCAAAATTGATGAATATATCCAGCTGATCGACAGCCTGGCCGAGCCTGCCGGGCGGCTCGGCGAAATCCTGATTCATGGCGGTGCGCTCAGTGAAAGCGAGCTGGAACGGGTGCTCAATCAGCAGCAGGAGCAAGACAGGCCACCGCCGCTCGGCACCATGCTGGTCGAACAGCAAATGGTGCCGCCCAATGTGGTTTCAGCCGCGCTGAGCAAACAAAAGCAAAGCGAAGAGAAACGCAGCCACGAGCAGAAATTTATCAAGGTTGAAGTTGGCAAACTTGATCAACTGATCGATCTGGTTGGCGAGCTGGTCATTGCCGGCGCGGGTGCCAATCTGGTTGCCAAGCAAAAATCGGTCAATGCCTTTGAAGAAGCTGCGCAATCGGTATCGGTACTGGTTGAGCAAATTCGCGACGCGGCGCTCACCTTGCGCATGGTGCCGATTGGCGAAGTATTCCAGCGTTTTCCTCGGGTGGTGCGCGAGGTGTCGCGCGATCTGGGCAAGGAAATCGAGCTGGTCATTACCGGCGCAGAGACCGAGCTGGATAAATCCATGGTCGAAAAATTGTCCGACCCCTTGATGCATATCGTGCGCAATGCCATGGATCACGGGCTGGAATCAACCGAAGACCGCATTTTGCTGGGCAAACCTTCGTGCGGGATTATGCGGCTGAATGCCTTTCATGATTCGGGCAGCATCGTGATTGAAGTCTCCGACGATGGTCGCGGGCTCAATCGCGAACGCATACTGGCCAAAGCCATCGAACGTGGGCTGATTACCGCCGAGCAGCACTTGTCGGACAACGAAATCTACCGCCTGATTTTCGAGCCGGGTTTTTCTACCGCAGAAAAAGTCACCAATCTGTCGGGGCGTGGCGTCGGGATGGATGTCGTCAAAAAGAATATCGAAGCACTTCGAGGCGAAGTTGAAGTCGATAGCACGCCTGGACACGGCGCAACCATCCGTATCCGGCTGCCGCTGACACTGGCGATCATTGATGGCTTCCAGGTCATGGTCAATGGCTCGGTCTACGTGATTCCGCTGGAGATGGTGATTGAATGCGTGGACCTCGTGCATCAGGATTACCGGCACAACATCATCAAACTGCGCGGTGAACCGCTGCCCTTTATCCGTTTGCGCTCGCTATTTGGCCACCCGCCTTCAGCAGCACAGCAGAGAGAAAGTCTGGTCGTTGTTCAATACGGTTCACAAAGAGCAGGACTGGTCGTCGATCAGCTACTAGGCGAATTTCAGGCTGTCATCAAACCACTGGGGCTGTTATTTCAGCATATGAAGGGCATTGGCGGCTCCACCATTCTGGGTAACGGGCAGGTTTCGCTGATTCTGGATATTCCGCACCTGATCCATATGACCAGCCAGCGGGAAATGCCTCCAGTGCTCGCTGCAAGCAACACCGAAGTATCAGAAAAAATCAATCATTAGAATTCAAAACATTTGTGGGGGAATTGAACATGCAATGGTTTTATCAGCTACGCCTTAATACAAAACTGGTCAGCACGTTTTTAATCGTAGCCGCACTGACCTTGATTCTGGGCGCTTACGCTTATGTGCAAATTGACAAAATAAGCGGCATGCTCAGCTCGACGTATAACGATCGCCTGATTCCGATTCGTGATCTGGGGGAAGTCAAAAGCTATCAAATTCAAAACTATCGTCGACTTTATGTGGCAGTGGCACTGAATGAAGCTGAGTCAATTGCAGACCAGAAAGAGAAAATTGCACTCGACAAGAAAAATAGTGACGAGTTATTTGCCACTTATAAAAAAACGCTACTAGCCCCCGAAGAAGCTCAACTGATTCCTGTTTTTGAGCAGCAATACAGCAAGGTCAATGCGGCTACAGATAAAACACTGGAGCTACTGGCTGCTGGCCAACATGCCGAAGCAATCCACCTGATGCGGACAGAAACCAAGCCCCAGTTTGACCAGATGCTGGTGACACTGCAAAACCTGATCAAAATCAACACCGACGTTGCCGATCAGACCAACAAAGCCAGTGAAGCAATTACCGCCAGCATCAGCAAAACCATGATTATCATGATGTTGTGCGCTTTTGCGCTGGCCATCGTGATCGGGCTGTGGATTACCCGCCTGATTGTCAAACAGATCGGTGGCGAGCCTGCTCTGGTCGTCGATACCTTGAAAAAAATCTCCGAAGGCGATTTAACGGTGCAAATCCAGCTGCGTCCGAATGATCAAAGCAGCTTGCTATTCAATACCCAGCAAATGGTCAGCAAGCTGACCAGCGTGATGGGTGAAGTGAGCGATACGGCCAATGCTCTGGCTTCGGCGTCCGAAGAAGTTTCTGCCTCGGCGCAATCGCTAAGCCAGAACGCCTCCGAGCAAGCGGCCAGCGTGGAACAAACCAGCGCGGCAGTCGAAGAAATTTCTTCAACCGTTTCGCAAAACTCGGACAACGCCCGCGTCACCGATGGCATGGCGAGCAAATCATCCAACGATGCCGTCGAAGGTGGTGAGGCAGTCAAAGAAACTGTGGCGGCCATGCGGCAAATTGCCAAAAAAATCGGTATTGTTGACGACATCGCCTATCAGACCAATCTGCTGGCGCTCAATGCAGCGATTGAGGCTGCGCGTGCTGGCGAACACGGCAAAGGCTTTGCGGTTGTTGCCGCCGAAGTACGCAAGCTGGCCGAGCGCAGCCAGATTGCCGCACAGGAGATTTCCGAAGTGGCCAGCAGCAGCGTAACCCTGGCCGAAAGAGCAGGCACGCTGCTGGATCAAATGGTACCGGCAATTCGCAAAACGGCCGATCTGGTGCAGGAAATCAGCGCTGCATCGCGCGAACAAACCAATGGCCTTGACCAGATCAACTCTGCCGTTGGTCAACTGGCCAATACCACGCAAATGAACGCAGCAGCCTCGGAGCAACTTTCGTCCACTTCGGAGGAAATGAGTGCGCAAGCCATCCAGCTGCAGGAAATGATCCGCTTTTTCCGTCTGAACAATGCCGCACACAAGCGGGTATTGCCATCCAAACAGAACGTAGCTCGCAGCAGCGTTGGCGGAGGCCGGGTTTCCATGCTGGACTCTGGTCATGACGCGGTGGATGAAGCGAATTTCTCGCGCTTTTGATTGGAGAGCATGATGGGCAGCTTACTAACGCAAAGCATGGCAAGATCCACAGTCCGTGCAGAAGAAACACCGCAGGGCAAACAATTTCTGACCTTGACGCTGGGTGGTGAAATATTTGCCATCCCGATCGAGAATATTCGCGAAATCATCGAGTTTTCCGGCCTGACCGAAATCCCGCTGATGCCTGATTTTCTGCGCGGCGTGATTAATTTGCGCGGCTCGGTCGTGCCGGTGATTGATCTGGCTGCGCGCTTTGGCCGCAGCAATACACAGATTTCTCGCCGTACCTGCATCGTCATTCTGGAAGTCAGTCAGGAAGAAAACGTACTGGCGCTAGGAGTCATGGTGGATGCAGTCAATGAAGTGCTGAGTATCGAGCCCAGCCAGATCGAACCTGCGCCCAATTTTGGCGCGCAGATTCGCGCCGATTTTATTGATGGCATGATCAGTCTGGGTGAGCGCTTTGTAATTGCGCTCGATATCCAGCGTGTGCTGGCTGTTGACGAAATGTCCAGCCTGATTGGATTGGCGGGCAGCTCGTCGCCTGACAATGCGGTGACTGCTACATGATTTTAAGCCCGATGAAAACAACGCGCCAAACCGCCAAAGTAGCAACAAGTCAGCAAACCCTTGACGTAAGCGATGCTGAAATGGCGCTTTTTCGTGATTTTTTCCAGCAAAAAATCGGTATCTATCTCAGTAGCAGCAAAAAGTCATTGCTCACCAGCAGGCTGGCATCGCGGGTTCACGAATTGGCGTTACCCAGCCTGCGCGCTTACCACGAATTTCTGCTCAGCCCAGGTCAAGAGGCCGAGCAGCAAAGAGCGATTGATCTGATCACCACCAATGAAACTTACTTTTTTCGCGAAGAGGAGCA encodes the following:
- a CDS encoding methyl-accepting chemotaxis protein, with translation MKTDQIRQLGIGILNLIAVALLASTWWHGLILGAIILLLLLAFTPSSTKEEDIVRIEHAPVPPIHSDLPPLMVDVLPLWKRNLSLARSQSQEAIDSLAMRFGNINHGLNETLQLASGSSGGQVITTIQKAEQGLGGIVSALEQILKDRETLLSEIEGLGQFNTELKQMATSVAEIAAQTNLLALNAAIEAARAGEAGRGFAVVADEVRKLSTQSGETGKHISSKVESINATIQGALASAQRLSHSEAQMIGNSKTTISEVIADFHQVAVELGTTIEQLTNEGRAVEHEVQDVIINLQFQDRVSQIMDHIERDIEKLADLLARQQALPDRQQWLNELHKTYTTSEQRQAHTGQKAAATTTSIDFF
- a CDS encoding response regulator — translated: MAKTILIVDDSFSMRQTVSIALKGAGYEVVEASDGKDALSKLDGRKYNLIISDVNMPNMDGISFVKAAKLLPNYKFTPIIMLTTEGDDSKKQEGKAAGVRAWVLKPFQPPALLDAISKLIMA
- a CDS encoding STAS domain-containing protein — protein: MSTPSSPPPETAAIQANHSLTIFEAAEQKTALLTALSNSSESLEVNLSGVDDIDSTGIQLLLFLKQEAQRQQKTMVYTHHSPTVLGVIELLNLAAQLGDPLLMPRGETA
- a CDS encoding chemotaxis protein CheA, which produces MNLDAARAALVEEARELLVAMEDALLQIEAGTGGPDGINAIFRAAHTIKGSAGLFAFDNVVSFTHIVESVLDRVRNGKLEIDEAMLSLLLKSGDYIATLVDAIERNTEQEEPNPALRSKLEAELKSYLDTPPVAQTALEAAEPEPAAQFEIDEGERVSSDNWHLSLRFNEDVLRQGLDPLSFIRYLCTLGQIVHLHTISEQIPDAEHYDAESSYLGYEIDFESDATRSQIEGVFEFVREESQIRILPPHSKIDEYIQLIDSLAEPAGRLGEILIHGGALSESELERVLNQQQEQDRPPPLGTMLVEQQMVPPNVVSAALSKQKQSEEKRSHEQKFIKVEVGKLDQLIDLVGELVIAGAGANLVAKQKSVNAFEEAAQSVSVLVEQIRDAALTLRMVPIGEVFQRFPRVVREVSRDLGKEIELVITGAETELDKSMVEKLSDPLMHIVRNAMDHGLESTEDRILLGKPSCGIMRLNAFHDSGSIVIEVSDDGRGLNRERILAKAIERGLITAEQHLSDNEIYRLIFEPGFSTAEKVTNLSGRGVGMDVVKKNIEALRGEVEVDSTPGHGATIRIRLPLTLAIIDGFQVMVNGSVYVIPLEMVIECVDLVHQDYRHNIIKLRGEPLPFIRLRSLFGHPPSAAQQRESLVVVQYGSQRAGLVVDQLLGEFQAVIKPLGLLFQHMKGIGGSTILGNGQVSLILDIPHLIHMTSQREMPPVLAASNTEVSEKINH
- a CDS encoding methyl-accepting chemotaxis protein — protein: MQWFYQLRLNTKLVSTFLIVAALTLILGAYAYVQIDKISGMLSSTYNDRLIPIRDLGEVKSYQIQNYRRLYVAVALNEAESIADQKEKIALDKKNSDELFATYKKTLLAPEEAQLIPVFEQQYSKVNAATDKTLELLAAGQHAEAIHLMRTETKPQFDQMLVTLQNLIKINTDVADQTNKASEAITASISKTMIIMMLCAFALAIVIGLWITRLIVKQIGGEPALVVDTLKKISEGDLTVQIQLRPNDQSSLLFNTQQMVSKLTSVMGEVSDTANALASASEEVSASAQSLSQNASEQAASVEQTSAAVEEISSTVSQNSDNARVTDGMASKSSNDAVEGGEAVKETVAAMRQIAKKIGIVDDIAYQTNLLALNAAIEAARAGEHGKGFAVVAAEVRKLAERSQIAAQEISEVASSSVTLAERAGTLLDQMVPAIRKTADLVQEISAASREQTNGLDQINSAVGQLANTTQMNAAASEQLSSTSEEMSAQAIQLQEMIRFFRLNNAAHKRVLPSKQNVARSSVGGGRVSMLDSGHDAVDEANFSRF
- a CDS encoding chemotaxis protein CheW, with the translated sequence MMGSLLTQSMARSTVRAEETPQGKQFLTLTLGGEIFAIPIENIREIIEFSGLTEIPLMPDFLRGVINLRGSVVPVIDLAARFGRSNTQISRRTCIVILEVSQEENVLALGVMVDAVNEVLSIEPSQIEPAPNFGAQIRADFIDGMISLGERFVIALDIQRVLAVDEMSSLIGLAGSSSPDNAVTAT